A DNA window from Caulobacter mirabilis contains the following coding sequences:
- a CDS encoding peptide ABC transporter substrate-binding protein encodes MGHSRTRFAAIEEAPRLFRNLFLVGAGVLALSACQKGPVRPPCPEGKVCLQYGNTTEPATLDPHLSTGVWEDRIQGDLFVGLTQSAADGSTIPGVAERWDVSADGLVWTFHLRDSYWSDGRPLTAEDFVYSLRRVLDPKTASEYASILFLLKNAKAVNKGEAPPEALGVRALDPRTLQITVEHPAPYLPELAKHHVLYPVPRHVTEPNGERWARPGVMVSNGPYRLTEWRLGDYVKVVRNPRYWDAAKLCVDEINYYPTNDAISAERRIARGELDVNTDIKSNRIAYLRKEMPGYVRVHTYLGVAYLAFNNNPKTGFPPFRDRRVRQALAMSIDRDFITKQLFRGGQESAATFVPPGVANYRPVKPPFWFDWPLERRQAEARKLLAEAGYGPDRPLKFEIKHRNTPDPMLFMPAVQADWKAIGVQVSLAQQETQIAYADYRARAFQVADAAWIADYNDATSFLDLQRSWYGPQNYGDYDNPAYDALMAKADLEPDADRRAEYMAQAEHMMLEDAPVAPVYFYVNKNLVNPRVTGWADNLVDHHRTRWLCVAKAPRTR; translated from the coding sequence ATGGGCCACTCCCGAACCAGATTCGCCGCCATAGAAGAGGCGCCTCGCCTGTTCCGCAATCTCTTCCTTGTCGGCGCGGGCGTCCTGGCGCTGTCGGCGTGCCAGAAGGGGCCCGTTCGGCCGCCCTGCCCAGAGGGCAAGGTCTGTCTCCAGTACGGCAACACGACCGAGCCGGCGACGCTGGACCCGCATCTGTCGACCGGCGTCTGGGAGGACCGGATCCAGGGCGACCTGTTCGTCGGTCTGACCCAGTCGGCCGCCGACGGCTCGACGATTCCGGGCGTCGCCGAGCGCTGGGACGTGTCGGCCGACGGGCTGGTCTGGACCTTCCATCTGCGAGACAGCTACTGGTCGGACGGCAGGCCGCTGACGGCGGAGGACTTCGTCTATTCGCTGCGTCGCGTCCTGGATCCGAAGACCGCGTCCGAGTACGCCTCGATCCTGTTCCTGCTGAAGAACGCAAAGGCGGTGAACAAGGGCGAGGCGCCGCCGGAGGCGCTGGGCGTCCGCGCGCTCGATCCTCGCACCCTGCAGATCACGGTGGAGCACCCGGCCCCCTACCTGCCGGAGCTGGCCAAGCACCATGTGCTCTATCCTGTGCCGAGACATGTGACGGAGCCCAACGGCGAGCGGTGGGCGAGGCCGGGCGTCATGGTCAGCAACGGTCCCTACAGGCTGACCGAGTGGCGGCTGGGCGACTATGTGAAGGTGGTGCGGAACCCGCGCTACTGGGACGCGGCCAAGCTCTGCGTCGACGAGATCAACTACTACCCGACCAACGATGCGATCTCGGCCGAGCGGCGAATCGCGCGGGGCGAGCTGGATGTGAACACCGACATCAAGTCCAATCGCATCGCCTATCTGCGCAAGGAGATGCCGGGGTACGTCCGGGTTCATACCTACCTCGGCGTGGCCTATCTCGCCTTCAACAACAACCCGAAGACCGGTTTCCCGCCATTCCGCGATCGCCGCGTGCGCCAGGCGCTGGCGATGTCGATCGACCGCGACTTCATCACCAAGCAGCTCTTCCGGGGCGGGCAGGAATCGGCGGCCACCTTCGTGCCGCCCGGCGTGGCCAACTACCGTCCGGTAAAGCCGCCGTTCTGGTTCGACTGGCCGCTGGAGCGCCGGCAGGCCGAGGCGCGCAAACTGCTGGCCGAGGCCGGCTATGGCCCGGATCGCCCCCTGAAGTTCGAGATCAAGCATCGCAACACGCCCGACCCGATGCTGTTCATGCCGGCGGTGCAGGCCGACTGGAAAGCGATCGGCGTGCAGGTGAGTCTCGCCCAGCAGGAAACCCAGATCGCCTATGCGGACTATCGCGCCCGGGCGTTCCAGGTCGCCGACGCGGCCTGGATCGCCGACTACAACGACGCGACCAGCTTCCTCGACCTGCAGCGATCCTGGTACGGGCCGCAGAACTACGGCGACTACGACAACCCCGCCTACGACGCGCTGATGGCCAAGGCCGACCTGGAGCCTGATGCGGACAGGCGGGCGGAATACATGGCGCAGGCTGAGCATATGATGCTCGAAGACGCGCCCGTGGCGCCGGTCTACTTCTATGTGAACAAGAACCTTGTGAATCCGCGGGTTACGGGCTGGGCCGATAACCTCGTGGACCATCATCGGACGCGCTGGCTGTGCGTGGCGAAGGCGCCACGG